The following are encoded together in the Kwoniella europaea PYCC6329 chromosome 1, complete sequence genome:
- a CDS encoding ribosomal protein S12 has translation MNATKSLLALTSSFARMAVRPQVPLASSSRSVIPPVGREMRGFASSSRCEATIQQVLRGARKSSKRKSSVPLLDNCFQKKAVCAKVYTTKPRKPNSAVRKVARVKLSNGSMTTAYIPGEGHNLQEHSVVLVRGGGAKDLPGVRYKIIRGALDLNGVAGRISARSKFGVKKPKKS, from the exons ATGAACGCTACCAAATCGCTTCTCGCTCTCACTTCGTCCTTCGCCCGAATGGCCGTCAGGCCGCAAGTCCCtctcgcttcttcctcacgATCGGTCATACCCCCTGtaggaagagagatgagaggtttcgcttcatcttcgagatgCGAAGCTACCATTCAGCAGG TCCTTCGAGGAGCTCGTAAATCATCCAAACGAAAATCATCTGTCCCCTTACTAGACAACTGTTTCCAGAAAAAAGCAGTCTGCGCCAAAGTGTACACCACCAAACCTCGTAAACCCAATTCAGCCGTTCGTAAAGTCGCCAGAGTCAAGTTGAGTAACGGGTCAATGACCACCGCCTATATACCTGGCGAAGGACACAATTTACAGGAACATAGTGTGGTATTGGtcagaggtggtggagcgaAAGATTTACCTGGTGTTAGG TACAAGATCATTAGGGGTGCTTTAGATTTGAATGGTGTAGCAGGTAGAATATCGGCGAGATCGAAATTCGGTG TCAAGAAACCTAAGAAATCATAG